In Camelus bactrianus isolate YW-2024 breed Bactrian camel chromosome 10, ASM4877302v1, whole genome shotgun sequence, a genomic segment contains:
- the TP53I11 gene encoding tumor protein p53-inducible protein 11, giving the protein MAAKQPPPLMKKHSQTDLVSRLKTRKILGVGGEDDDGEVHRSKISQVLGNEIKFAVREPLGLRVWQFVSAVLFSGIAIMALAFPDQLYDAVFDGAEVTSKTPIRLYGGALLSISLIMWNALYTAEKVIIRWTLLTEACYFGVQFLVVTATLAETGLVSLGILLLLASRLLFVAISVYYYYQVGRKPKKV; this is encoded by the exons ATGGCAGCCAAGCAGCCCCCACCTCTTATGAAGAAGCACAGCCAGACGGACCTCGTGAGCCGCCTGAAGACCCGCAAGATCCTGGGCGTGGGCGGGGAGGACGATGACGGGGAGGTGCACCGCTCCAAG ATCAGCCAGGTCTTGGGTAATGAAATCAAGTTTGCTGTTCGGGAGCCTTTGGGGCTCAG GGTCTGGCAGTTTGTTTCTGCTGTGCTCTTCTCTGGCATCGCCATCATG GCCCTGGCCTTCCCTGACCAGCTCTACGATGCTGTCTTTGATGGAGCCGAGGTGACCAGCAAGACCCCCATCCGCCTCTATGGTGGCGCCCTCCTCA gcatCTCCCTGATCATGTGGAATGCTCTCTACACGGCTGAGAAGGTTATCATTCGATGGACTCTGCTCACTGAAGCCTGTTACTTCGGGGTCCAGTTCTTGG TGGTCACCGCCACGCTAGCCGAGACGGGCCTCGTGTCCCTGGGGATCCTGCTGCTCCTGGCCAGCCGCCTCCTCTTTGTCGCCATCAGCGTTTACTACTATTACCAAGTCGGCCGAAAACCCAAGAAAGTTTAG